One genomic region from Candidatus Palauibacter australiensis encodes:
- a CDS encoding ABC transporter substrate-binding protein: protein MRDPPRIPAPLRLTALLLSVGFAACASGVSYDPGTVDGEPLETPFAETFSVVERDGYRIVDIEASVVTWGGSAGGPPQRARLVLVPRGLEPPALTGDLAGASLIRTPVRRIAVNEQPQEAMLRVLGVEDRIVAVGGHNSYDDDLRRKARAGEIQQIGYGWHMPPTLDALVAARPDVLIARMADLTHTQHMERVESLGIPVVPTFVDAEPHYMGRVEWVRLMGLLTGREAEADAFVQRVSEEIDRLTSLAQTQPRRSVLWAWYRSAGNRWAVTQRNADAALIRDANAELVLGAEDDPQLDTFSDLSTERLLRDATGADCWMIRDPLSGVFDDRDVLARFKAYREGCVFWEPGKPHPTADSWELWEMGTIRPDWHLADIVKMLHPELRDGEWRYLALETWEAGHAGAGQHQ from the coding sequence ATGCGAGACCCTCCGAGGATTCCCGCCCCCCTTCGCCTGACGGCCCTCCTTCTGTCCGTCGGCTTCGCCGCGTGCGCGTCCGGCGTGTCCTACGATCCGGGAACCGTCGACGGAGAGCCGCTGGAAACGCCCTTTGCGGAGACCTTCAGCGTCGTCGAACGGGACGGTTACCGCATCGTCGACATCGAAGCGTCCGTCGTCACCTGGGGCGGGTCGGCCGGCGGGCCGCCCCAGCGCGCCCGTCTCGTGCTCGTCCCGAGGGGCCTGGAGCCGCCCGCCCTGACGGGGGATCTGGCGGGCGCCTCGCTGATCCGGACGCCCGTCCGGCGGATCGCCGTCAACGAGCAGCCCCAGGAGGCCATGCTGCGCGTACTCGGGGTCGAGGACCGGATCGTCGCGGTCGGTGGGCACAACAGTTACGACGATGACCTGCGCCGCAAAGCCCGCGCGGGTGAAATCCAGCAAATCGGCTATGGCTGGCACATGCCGCCGACGCTCGACGCGCTGGTGGCGGCGCGGCCCGACGTGCTGATCGCGCGCATGGCCGACCTCACGCACACCCAGCACATGGAGCGTGTCGAGTCGCTCGGCATTCCCGTCGTGCCAACCTTCGTCGATGCGGAGCCGCACTACATGGGCCGTGTCGAATGGGTTCGCCTGATGGGCCTGCTGACCGGGAGGGAGGCGGAAGCCGATGCGTTCGTGCAGAGGGTCTCGGAGGAGATCGACCGTCTGACGTCCCTCGCTCAAACGCAGCCGCGCCGGTCGGTTCTCTGGGCGTGGTACAGGAGCGCGGGCAATCGCTGGGCCGTCACGCAGCGCAACGCCGACGCGGCCCTCATTCGCGACGCGAACGCGGAACTTGTGCTCGGCGCCGAGGACGATCCCCAGCTCGACACCTTTTCCGACCTCTCGACGGAACGGCTCCTGCGGGATGCAACGGGGGCCGATTGCTGGATGATCCGCGACCCGCTCTCCGGAGTTTTCGACGATCGGGACGTGCTGGCGCGCTTCAAGGCGTACCGGGAGGGCTGCGTGTTCTGGGAGCCGGGCAAACCCCATCCCACCGCCGATTCGTGGGAGCTGTGGGAGATGGGGACCATCCGACCGGACTGGCACTTGGCCGACATCGTGAAGATGCTGCATCCGGAACTTCGAGACGGCGAGTGGCGGTACCTCGCACTGGAAACGTGGGAGGCGGGCCACGCGGGCGCGGGTCAGCACCAGTGA
- a CDS encoding iron chelate uptake ABC transporter family permease subunit, translating into MRRYTSSAALVALSLLTLTYGQIALPLADTLGALTGAQSTDLARQIVLDIRLPRVAAAIIAGGALGMAGVLMQALFRNPVADAWSLGLLAGGQLGVALTVTAAAFAGPAAVSFLTFFEGPSITLAAAAGVAVAAFVMLAIGRRVGAITLLVIGLMLGFTSQGLTSVLLHFAARAGGRVYGGWQDASFAGVAPEALPWLALPIVIGICAAVATAKPLSSLLLGETYARSLGVNVTSLRHAVLAATVLLVAPVVAFCGPVSFVGLIAPHFARALAGTARILPLLPLAGLGGALLALAGDAIIHAPWEQHFLHLNAILAIVGAPVVILILIFSPAVRQWR; encoded by the coding sequence ATGCGACGCTACACCAGTTCCGCCGCGCTCGTCGCACTCTCCCTGCTGACGCTGACGTATGGGCAAATCGCGCTTCCCCTAGCCGACACGCTCGGCGCGCTGACGGGGGCGCAGTCGACCGACCTCGCCCGGCAGATCGTCCTCGATATTCGCCTCCCCAGGGTCGCCGCCGCGATCATCGCGGGTGGTGCACTCGGCATGGCGGGCGTGCTGATGCAGGCCCTCTTCCGGAACCCGGTCGCCGACGCGTGGTCCCTCGGCCTCCTCGCGGGCGGCCAGCTCGGGGTCGCCCTCACCGTGACCGCGGCGGCCTTCGCGGGTCCCGCGGCCGTGTCCTTCCTCACCTTCTTCGAGGGCCCCAGCATCACGCTCGCGGCCGCCGCGGGTGTCGCGGTCGCGGCGTTCGTCATGCTTGCGATCGGCCGCCGCGTCGGCGCCATCACGCTGCTCGTCATTGGCCTCATGCTCGGCTTCACCTCCCAGGGCCTCACAAGCGTGCTGCTTCACTTCGCGGCCCGCGCCGGCGGCCGCGTCTATGGCGGGTGGCAGGATGCGAGCTTTGCCGGCGTCGCGCCCGAAGCGCTGCCGTGGCTCGCGCTGCCGATCGTCATCGGTATCTGCGCCGCCGTCGCGACGGCCAAGCCGCTCAGCTCGCTGCTTCTCGGCGAGACCTACGCCCGCAGCCTCGGGGTCAACGTCACGTCCTTGAGACATGCCGTTCTTGCGGCAACCGTTCTCCTGGTGGCGCCCGTCGTGGCCTTCTGCGGGCCGGTGAGCTTCGTCGGCCTCATCGCGCCCCACTTCGCCCGGGCGCTCGCCGGAACGGCGCGGATCCTCCCGCTCCTTCCCCTCGCCGGACTCGGCGGCGCGCTGCTTGCCCTCGCCGGCGACGCCATCATCCATGCGCCGTGGGAACAGCACTTCCTTCACCTGAACGCGATCCTCGCCATCGTCGGCGCTCCGGTCGTGATTCTCATCCTGATCTTCTCGCCGGCCGTGAGGCAGTGGCGCTGA
- a CDS encoding ABC transporter ATP-binding protein, protein MLDLQSLAVGYRNARGVVLSGIDLSAAPGDFVCILGRNGSGKSTLMRTIAGLQTSLDGIVMLDGDVVASMRPATRARRIAVVLTERRFNPGLRVDDVIALARQPFTDWQGGLTDDDRAAIADAVAVADVEPFLRRFFSDLSDGERQRVMIARALAQTPRLMVLDEITAFLDLPSRVEIMALLRSQAREKEQIVLLSSHDLDLSLQLADSVWLLDGEGGFSVGTPDALSRNGALGGAFDSDAIRFSPAEGRFEIRA, encoded by the coding sequence ATGCTGGATCTGCAGTCGCTCGCCGTGGGCTACCGCAACGCGCGGGGCGTCGTCCTCTCCGGCATCGATCTCTCGGCCGCTCCCGGCGACTTCGTCTGCATCCTCGGTCGCAACGGGTCCGGGAAATCGACGCTCATGCGCACGATCGCGGGGCTGCAAACGTCGCTCGACGGAATCGTAATGCTCGATGGCGACGTCGTGGCGTCGATGCGGCCGGCGACGCGTGCGCGCCGGATCGCCGTGGTGCTGACCGAGCGGCGGTTCAACCCGGGGCTCCGCGTCGACGACGTCATCGCCCTCGCCCGGCAGCCCTTCACGGACTGGCAGGGTGGACTGACGGACGATGACAGGGCTGCGATCGCCGACGCGGTCGCGGTCGCGGACGTCGAGCCGTTCCTGCGCCGCTTCTTCAGCGATCTCAGTGACGGGGAGCGACAGCGTGTGATGATCGCGCGGGCGCTTGCCCAGACCCCGCGGCTCATGGTCCTCGACGAGATCACCGCCTTCCTCGATCTGCCGAGCCGCGTCGAGATCATGGCCCTCCTGCGTTCCCAAGCCAGAGAGAAGGAGCAGATCGTCCTGCTCTCGAGCCACGACCTCGACCTGTCGCTTCAGCTCGCCGACAGCGTATGGCTTCTGGACGGCGAGGGCGGCTTCTCGGTCGGCACGCCGGACGCCTTGAGCCGGAACGGCGCGCTCGGCGGCGCTTTTGACTCCGACGCGATCCGATTCTCGCCCGCGGAAGGCCGCTTCGAGATCAGGGCTTAG
- a CDS encoding nuclear transport factor 2 family protein: MNAMNDDARRSRRSLVRLAGFAFVIASASPVAPLAGQDDARGEISAVLDALHEAASEADFDRYFSLYAGEAVFLGTDATERWTREEFMDYTRARFDTGTGWTYHMLERHVAIAPGGRTAWFDERLENANLGETRGSGVLVMEDGGWKIAQYNLTIPIPNEMAREVAQRIRALTGGR; this comes from the coding sequence ATGAACGCGATGAACGACGACGCCCGACGGTCGCGCCGGTCCCTTGTTCGCCTGGCCGGCTTCGCCTTCGTCATCGCGTCGGCGTCGCCGGTCGCGCCCCTCGCCGGGCAGGATGATGCGCGGGGCGAGATCTCCGCGGTCCTCGATGCGCTCCACGAGGCGGCCTCGGAGGCCGACTTCGACCGCTACTTCAGCCTCTACGCCGGCGAGGCCGTCTTCCTCGGCACCGACGCGACCGAGCGCTGGACGCGCGAAGAGTTCATGGACTACACGAGGGCCCGCTTCGACACGGGCACGGGCTGGACCTACCACATGCTCGAGCGCCACGTCGCGATCGCGCCTGGCGGGCGCACCGCCTGGTTCGACGAGCGCCTCGAAAACGCCAACCTCGGCGAGACGCGCGGCAGCGGCGTGCTCGTGATGGAAGACGGGGGTTGGAAGATCGCCCAGTACAACCTCACGATCCCGATTCCAAACGAAATGGCCCGCGAGGTCGCCCAGCGGATCCGGGCACTGACCGGCGGTCGCTAA
- a CDS encoding amidohydrolase family protein, with translation MTRTAAVSILAIPILGGCATEAGTDGSEPYPAGPDAAVVIRADRILDGRGAVLTGRELVVRGGRIEAIAEAGATRGAVVYELPGASVLPGLIDTHVHLGWHFDAATGRLSSAESTVTAGDRVLYAAENAWNMLASGVTTVQSLGGPEDVPVRDAIARGSLPGPRILTSIQPITLGSGGPEEIRTRVDELATAGADVIKIFASASIRVGGTPTLSQEQLDAACGQARERGLRAVVHAHGPESARRSALAGCRQIEHGALLDRETLELLAERQLYYDPHTHLIFENYFVNQDRYLGIGNYTEDGFRQMRAAAPVALAAFREALDVEGLDIVFGTDAVAGAHGRNWTELVYRVREGGQDPMDAIVSATSLAAASLELEETVGTLAPGFEADVIAVAGDPTADIGALEHVVLVMRGGVVYRHRPLAGIP, from the coding sequence GTGACCCGGACGGCCGCCGTTTCGATCCTCGCGATTCCCATCCTGGGCGGGTGCGCGACGGAAGCCGGGACGGACGGTTCGGAGCCGTACCCCGCCGGGCCGGACGCCGCCGTCGTGATCCGGGCGGACCGGATCCTCGACGGGCGCGGCGCCGTCCTCACGGGCCGGGAACTCGTGGTGCGGGGCGGGCGGATCGAAGCCATCGCCGAGGCGGGGGCCACGCGGGGGGCCGTGGTATACGAGCTCCCGGGCGCCTCGGTGCTGCCGGGACTCATCGACACTCACGTCCATCTCGGTTGGCACTTCGACGCGGCGACGGGGCGGCTGAGCAGCGCGGAGTCCACGGTCACGGCGGGGGATCGCGTGCTTTACGCCGCCGAGAACGCCTGGAACATGCTCGCCAGCGGCGTCACGACCGTGCAGAGCCTTGGCGGTCCGGAGGACGTGCCGGTCCGTGACGCGATCGCGCGCGGATCGCTGCCGGGACCGCGGATCCTCACGTCGATCCAGCCCATCACGCTCGGGAGCGGCGGACCGGAGGAGATCCGGACCCGCGTGGACGAGCTGGCGACGGCGGGCGCGGACGTGATCAAGATCTTCGCGTCCGCCAGCATCAGGGTCGGCGGCACCCCCACGCTGAGCCAGGAGCAACTCGACGCCGCCTGCGGCCAGGCGCGCGAGCGCGGCCTGCGCGCCGTGGTCCACGCTCACGGTCCCGAGAGCGCGCGGCGTTCGGCCCTCGCCGGCTGCCGGCAGATCGAGCACGGCGCCCTCCTCGACCGCGAGACGCTCGAACTCCTGGCCGAACGCCAGCTCTACTACGATCCGCACACCCACCTGATCTTCGAGAACTACTTCGTGAACCAGGACCGCTACCTCGGCATCGGGAACTACACGGAAGACGGATTCCGCCAGATGCGCGCGGCGGCGCCGGTCGCGCTCGCCGCCTTCCGCGAGGCCCTCGATGTCGAGGGGCTCGACATCGTGTTCGGGACCGATGCCGTGGCTGGAGCGCACGGGCGCAACTGGACGGAACTGGTGTACAGAGTGCGTGAAGGCGGGCAGGACCCGATGGATGCCATCGTCTCGGCCACGAGCCTGGCGGCGGCTTCGCTCGAGCTGGAGGAGACGGTGGGCACCCTCGCGCCGGGGTTCGAGGCCGATGTGATCGCGGTGGCGGGCGACCCGACGGCCGATATCGGCGCCCTCGAGCATGTCGTACTCGTGATGCGGGGGGGCGTCGTCTACCGGCACCGGCCGCTCGCGGGGATTCCGTGA